Proteins from a genomic interval of Helicoverpa armigera isolate CAAS_96S chromosome 9, ASM3070526v1, whole genome shotgun sequence:
- the LOC110374897 gene encoding E3 ubiquitin-protein ligase SIAH1A, translating into MSTNNKRRGASSSSCSVPGVPALVNAPNAMSADLASLFECPVCFDYVLPPILQCQSGHLVCSSCRPKLSCCPTCRGPLGNIRNLAMEKVASNVMFPCKHSNTGCTVTLVHTEKAEHEEACEFRPYSCPCPGASCKWQGGLDQVMPHLMMSHKSITTLQGEDIVFLATDINLPGAVDWVMMQSCFNHHFMLVLEKQEKFDGHQQFFAIVQLIGSRKEAENFAYRLELNGHRRRLTWEAMPRSIHEGVSSAIMNSDCLVFDTSLAQLFADNGNLGINVTISIA; encoded by the coding sequence ATGAGCACAAACAACAAGCGGCGCGGAGCTAGCAGTTCCAGTTGTTCTGTCCCCGGGGTGCCCGCACTGGTGAACGCGCCGAACGCCATGTCCGCCGACCTCGCCTCGCTGTTCGAGTGCCCCGTGTGCTTCGACTATGTGTTGCCGCCGATCCTGCAGTGCCAGAGCGGGCACCTGGTGTGCTCTAGCTGCCGCCCCAAGCTGTCCTGCTGCCCGACGTGCCGCGGCCCGCTCGGCAACATACGCAACCTCGCCATGGAGAAAGTCGCCAGCAATGTTATGTTCCCCTGTAAACACTCCAACACTGGCTGTACCGTAACTCTTGTGCACACCGAGAAGGCTGAGCATGAAGAAGCTTGCGAGTTCAGGCCATACTCTTGCCCCTGTCCCGGTGCCTCATGCAAGTGGCAAGGAGGCCTCGACCAAGTGATGCCACACCTGATGATGTCACACAAAAGCATAACTACCCTCCAGGGTGAGGATATTGTGTTCCTAGCGACTGACATTAACCTTCCTGGAGCTGTAGATTGGGTTATGATGCAGTCATGTTTTAATCACCATTTTATGTTAGTACTTGAAAAACAAGAGAAGTTTGATGGACATCAACAATTCTTTGCCATTGTGCAACTTATAGGATCTCGAAAAGAAGCAGAAAACTTTGCTTATAGACTTGAATTGAATGGGCACCGCAGAAGGCTCACTTGGGAGGCAATGCCTCGCTCCATTCATGAAGGAGTTTCTTCAGCAATCATGAATTCTGATTGCCTTGTGTTTGACACATCTCTTGCACAATTGTTTGCGGATAATGGAAACCTCGGTATTAATGTCACAATATCTATTGCCTAA